The following is a genomic window from Geoalkalibacter halelectricus.
AGCGCCTGGAGGAAGGCCGCTCGGTGATCCTCATCGTGCATACTGGCTCCAGCATCACCCGCGAGGCCGGCGCGACTTTGAGCCGCGTGATTCTCTCCATGCTGCAAAGCTTCATCGGCCGGGTCTACATGAGCAACCGCCAGAGGGTCTCACCGCCCCTGGCCGTGTATCTCGACGAGGCGCAGAACATTCTCTTTCAGGGCGCCGAGAACCTCTTCGCCCAGGCCGGGGCGGCCGATGTGATGATGCACGCCTTCGCCCAGTCCATCAATCAGCTCGAAGCCGTGCTGGGGCGCGAGTTCGCGCGCAGCATCCTCGATATCGCCAACACCAAGCTCTTCATGCGCTGCAACGACGCCGAGACCAGCGAGTACGTGGTGCGCCATTTCGGCGTGCACAACGTGCTGGCCGGGATTTTCTCCACCGCCCAGGTCACCACCCGCGAGATCGAGCAGGACGTGCTCAAGACCCAAGACATCCTCGGCCTGCAACCGCGCGAGTTCTACCTGATGACCTTCTCGGGGCGCTACCGGGGCACGACCCTTGATGCCCCGCCGCCGGAGCTGCGCATCGTCTTTCCCGACGCTCCCGCCGCCCAGCGGGGCCAGGGCAGGGAGGTCGATCATGACTGACTGGCTGCTGCTCGCGGGTGCGGGGATGGGGCTTGGGCTGCTGGCGCTTGCCGGGCGGCTGCTGATCGGGCGCAATTCCGGCAAAGGGGCCATCGAGGAGAAAACCGATGGCGGAAACGAACCTTGCGCCTCTGCCACCCGCAGGGAGCGGCGCACCCTGGCCGAGGTGTCGCGCATCTGGACCGGGCGCGAACAGGTGGTTGAGTTCCGCGAGATCGCCCGCCTCTGGCGCGAGCCCAATACTCAAGCGCCCAAGGAGCCCGTGCCCGACTTTCATCACCCGGATATCGCCGCTTTTCACCGCGAGTTGGTGGCGGGGCGCTCCCTGGTCAGGGGTGCCAAGAAGCGCGTCATCGAGCAGATCCTTCTGCTTCTCGATGCCCAGGGCACGTGCCCCTCGGTGGTCCGCAGGCACAAGGATGAGGCGGAAGGAAAATTCGACCCCGATGTGTTCGCGCTGCTCTCCCAGGTAACCCTACGTGAGCACGCCCTCGCCGTGGCGCGCACCCTGGCGCGGCGCCTCGATCAGCCGGTGCTGCTTCCCGATGTCCTGATTATCGGGTTGGGGCATGACCTCGGCAAGATCCCCGCCTACCAGGGCGCGCTCTACCGCAGCGGCGATCATCCCCTGATCTCGCTCATCGTGCTGGAGCAGATCCCGGAGTACGCAGCCCTTAGCGGCAAGGACGAACTGAGCGAGGCGATCCGCCAGCACCACCTGCTCAAGCCCGAGAGCCCCTTGGGGCGTGACTTGAAAAAAGCCGATCAGCAGGTGCGCCGGGAGGAAATCGGTCGGTTGACCAGGCCCCTGGCGAAAGAGACCCAGGATGCACCAGTCACGAAGAAAAGCGATGCCCAAGCGCCGCGCCCCCAGGCGCCGGATCAGACGGCCCCGGCGCGCCCCGATCAGGCCCCGCCGTCCTGGTTCGATGCCCAGGGATTTCTTGAGGCCCTCAAGGAGAGGGTCAACAAGCTCGAAAACGGGCGCTGGTCGGTAGTGTCGAGCCCCGATGGCTACGTCTATGCCCAGCCCGACGCTCTCTGGAGCCTGCTTCGTGCTCAGGCGGGCGAGGACCCGGTGGTGCTGGTCGCCCATGCCGATGAGGATGCCCGGCGCATGCTGCTTCTGAGCGTGGTCACCGAACTGGAGCGTCGCAAGGTGGTGGCCGGCGAACTGTTGATCGCGGGTCATTACGCGGCGCGGGTGACCGTGGCCATGGACAGCGGCAAGAGCTTTGAGGCGATGCTGGTGCCCTTTCGCGTCGAGGCCTTCGGCACCACGCCGTCCATGCTGGAGGCGACCAAGATCAGCCGCCTGCGCAAGATGGTGCAGACGATCACCCCAGGCCGCAAAAGCGAGGAACAATGCGCGTCGTCCCTCTAGCTCTGCTGCTGTGCCTGTTGCTCGCCGGGGTGAGCCAAGCCGTTGCGATTTACGGAGAACCCGCCAAGCGCGGCTGGTGGTGGTATGAGCTGCCCGCGCCGCCCAGCGAGGAGGACGACATGCCGGAAGCCCCACCTGAAAGTAACGAGTCCGCTCCCGCGCGTCTCTCCCCGGAGATTCTCCGCGATCTGCACCCCGACGCCTTCCAGGCCTACATGCAGGCCATGGAGAAGGAAGCGGTGCGCAGGCCCACCGTGGACAACGTCCGCCACTACTACGAGGTGCAGAACATCGCGCGCCAGAAAGCCGCCGCCTTCACCCACGTTGCCGAGTACGTCTGGCAGAAATACCCCGAGATCTCCGTGGCCAAGGACTATCCCCTGGCGGCTCCCGGGCGCGCGGCGCTCACCAGCGCGCAGGTCGAGGAGCGCCGGCAGCTTCTGGCCGCGGCCCGCGAGGACTTCGCCCTGCTGTACTTTCATGCGCCGGACTGTCCTTTTTGCCGCGAGCAGGAGCAGATCCTGCGCTACTTCAGCGAGCGCTTCGGCTGGACGGTGCGGCCGGTGGACACCGCGCGCCGCCCTGATCTGGCCGCGCGCTTCGGCGTGGAGACGGTGCCCGCGCTGCTCTTGATTCATCGTGAGAGCCCCGAGTATCTGCCGGTGGCGGCAGGCGTCACCTCGGCCGCCGAGATCGAGGCGCGTCTGTATCGCGGCATCCGCTACCTGGGCGGGCAGGTGGGGCCGCAGGACTTCGGCCTTTACGACTTTCAGCGCGGCGGCGGCTTTGATCCGGCCTGGACGCCGCCCGCAACCCCCTGAGGTGACCATGCACCCTGGCAACGCACGACGACGATCGGCAAGGATTCTCCTGGCGCTTGCGGCGCTGTGCCTCGGTCTCTGTCCCCCGGCCCCGGCCTTCGCCGGGTGGGTGGACGACTGGATCGATCAGCGCACCGAGATCGCGCCCGGCTACTTTGAGGGGCAAAAGCGCGGCTACTACACGGCAGGCGGCTTCTCGGCACGCTGGAACCTGCAAAAGGATTATCTCTGGAGCGTCAGCCCGCCGCGCCTCAAGACCGGCTGCGGCGGCATCGACGCCTTCATGGGCGGCTTTTCCTTTCTCAACGCCGATTACCTGGTGCAAAAGCTTCAGCGCATCATGTCGGCGGCGCCGGCGGCGGCCTTTGACATCGCGCTCAAAGTCTACGCGCCCCAGGTCGCCGAGACCATCGCCAAGCTCGAGAACATGGCCAACCTGCTCAACAGCATCCAACTCGATGAGTGCAAGGCCTCGCGCGCCCTGGTGGCGACCATCGCCACGCCTTTTTCTCCAGAATCCCGGCAGGGCGATCTGGCCGCCATCCAAGGCGAGTGGTGGGCCTCCACCGGGGTGGGGGATCTGTGGACCGAGTTTCAGCGTCAGCGCCAGGCCGACAACAACCAGCCAGACCCCCAGGCCGCCGTCGAGAGCATGAGCGGCTGCAGCCCGGCTTTTCGCGCGGTCTTCGGGCAAGGCTCCCTGATCGATAACGCGGCCGCCCACGTGGGTCTGAACAACCTGCGCTACACCGAGCTCATCCGCGGCTTTCTCGGCGATATCTTCATCCAGGAACCCGATCCGGCGCACGGCATCAACGCCTATCGGGTGGTCTACGACCAGCCCTGCGATCAGAACAAGAGCCTGCAATCGCTACTCGACGGCTCGGCCCAGGGCAAGCCCCCGGGAGGCGACTGCGCGCCCATTGCCGATGCCAACCGCAACCTGCGCCGTTACGCGGCCGTCATGATGACCGATATCGCCGCCAAGTACCGCGCCCGCGCGCCGCTGAGTCCCGAGGAGGAGGCCTTTCTCGACATCAACCCCCTCTCGGTGTCCCTGGTGCTGCGCTCGGCCGTCGCCGAGGATCAGGAGGATCGCATCATCGCGCAGCTCTCCGACATCACCGCCAAGGCCTACGCCTATGCTCTGTTGCTCGATCTCTCGGCGCGCACCACCAACCTCTTTGCCGCGACCCGCGCGCTCATGTCCGCCCAGGCCGGGGCGAGCGGCGCCAACCCGGTGCACAGTTGCCAGGTGGAAAACGTGCGCGAGGCCATGGGCGCCATCGACACCCTGGAGGAAAAGGTCGCCGAACTCATGACCCTGGTGCAGGGTGAGTACGCAACCGCCGCCATCGAGCTCAACACCCTCACCGAGCTTGTCGCCAAATACCAGCGCTTCAACGAGGAGATCCGCCACAACCTCACCGGCAGGTTCGGCTCGGCGGTGGCGGAGCGGGCCGTCAGATAGGCAAATCCAACCCCAACCAAGGAGAGTTGATCATGACCGAACAGCAGACCGGCAGCGTTCAGCAGAGCAGCAGCGACAAGGGTAGCGGCAAGGGGAGGGGCAAAAGCCGCGAGGAGCGTCTCAAATTTCAGGAGGAGCGCCGCCGCAGGCGCATCGAGATGGCCGGGCGCGACGATGTGGAGGTGATCAGCCGCCGCTCGCCCGAGACCAATGACTTCATTCGCCTGCTCACCATCAACGATTACATCGTCAACCGCCTGCGCAACCAGATCGGTCGGCGCAACGGCGTGCCCGCCACCGTGGGTATACGCCTGCTGGAGCACAACGAGCACCTGCGCGATGAGCTCAACCGGCTCAACGCCGAGATGTGCCAGGTAATGAACCTGCCCTACAAGCCGCCGCGCGGGTTTGAGAATCCGTTGGAGGAGGCCTGAGAGTGTCTTCAGGTTTTTCCTGAAGCGTTTTCAGGTTTTTTCTGGGTGATTTCAGGTTTTTCCTGATGTTGGAAGGGGCGCTCTTCTTGGAAGGGCGCTCTTGACAAACGCCGAAATTGATCGGACAATTGGCAAAAGGGAGGCGCTATGAACCTCGCCGAAGTGCTTCAGGAACAACCCTCGTTAAAAAAACTCACCGCGGCCGCGCGCCACGGAGTTCCACGCAAATTTGTCGACGAGCTTGCACAGACTCTCGACATTTCCCTGCGGGATCTCGCCCCGTTGCTGCATGCCTCGGAGCGCAATTTGCGCCGCTATCAGCCCGAGCAACTGTTGCCTGCGGATGTCTCAGACCGCGCGCTCAACATTGCACGTGTCTTTGAGCGCGCCCTGGACGTTCTCGACACCCCGGAGCGCGCCGTGCAGTGGCTCAAGAAGCCAAACCGCGCACTGGGCGAGGCGCCCTTGGCGTTGCTCGCAACAACTTTCGGCGCCGAGCAGGTTCTTGCCATCCTGGGACGCATCGAGCACGGTGTCTTTTCCTGATGCAGGCTTTTCGCATCACCAGGGCGCATTACGCGTCCGACCTTTCGGGAGAAGGGGCGGCGCTGTTCGGCGGGCGCTGGAATCCGCGCGGCCTACCGCTTTTGTATTGCGCTAACTCCACGGCATTGGCTGCTCTGGAAGTGTTTGTCCATATTGATCCCGCCCTAGGCCTGCCCAAACTCTCGCGGGTCGTCGTCGAGGTACCCGATGAATGGGTCGAAGACACAGCGCCGGTCTTCTTCGCGGATGAAAGACAATCCCAACTGCACGGCGCTGCATGGCTTCAAGCCGGTGCCGGTCTGTGTTTCAAGGCCCTGTCCGCGACCCTTCCTACTTGCGCGACAGACAGCTTTAACCTTCAGGTCAACCCCAGTCACCCTGAATTTTCCCAGGTCAAACTGCTCGATATTTCTCCTTTTGAATTCGATCCGCGTCTGTTTTGAGCACAAGCCAAGTAGATGGAGATGCCGTCGGTTATCCGGCACCCTGCCTAATACCCGCCAGGGCAAGCAGCAGCCAACCGATAAGAAAAGCGACACCGCCGATCGGGGTAATCATGCCGAGGCCGCGAATACCGGTGAGAACCATGACATAGAGGCTGCCGGAGAAGAGCAGAACTCCAAGAAATATCAGCCATCCGGCAACCAAATAAGGCCCCGAGTTTTTCTTGAAAATAGTAAATCATACACCTGTGCAGACAAGATTCACTTCGGTGAAAAAAACGTTATTTTATATTTTGGCATCCTAATTCATGAACAATTTTACTAGCCAATTGCTTTTCCAAGCTAGACGAGGCGATTATCCCCGAATCGATTTCTGCGCGAATCGTCGCTTGGACCAGAATTTGCGGGCCATACACAATTTGCAGATTCTGACCGATATGACGTTTAGTCAATTCTGCAAACGCCTGTTTTTCACCGTCAACCAGTATTATCAGAATCGTTGTTTCCCCTTGACTCTCCAACAACCTGACACTCTCTACTTTTTCTGGAGTTAGGTTGTACTGAATTACCTCATCAGCAACAGCCGACAAGGCTGCTGCTGATGAGACCCATAAAAAGATCAATAGTTTAGCAAAGATTCTCATGTGGTGGTCAAATCAAGGGCACGGGTTGGGCGGCATGCCAGGAATCCATGTGGATTCTATTGTGTAGGTTACCACAAACGCATCCGCTTTTGCAGACACGTCAAACTGCCAGCTAATCGGCTCGGCCGAAAAGGTTGAAAATTGGAAGGTGACGGGAAGGTAAGGCAGCAAATGGCTCTCCTTATACTGCCCCTTGTTGCTAGAGATGCTGATCCCCGTACCCAACCAATTCACATTATTGACAGTTATCCAAACAACTTGGCCAAATTGTCCAGAAACCTTCGTGTCAGATGTCCACGAACCGGATGAATGATAGTTTCTCGCATTTTTATCGACGATTTTGAAATCCGAAACAACCACACCGGAGTCAATGATTTTGTCACCTACGTCAGAGACCTTGATAGACAAAGTGACAGTCTTCCCGACAAAAGCCGATACATCAGCGGATACGCTGATTTCTTCGACGGCCCCATTGAAACCATAAATTCCTTCACCCCAGACCGATGAATTGAGGTTCCCCTTGGCAAGAACCTTGGTTCCTCCAGGTGTGATCAGGGTCACCACATAGGAATCATTGAATTGGGTTCCATACCATTGGGGCCATTCGTCGGAAACGAAACGAATCCTTCCAGTCAAAGTGTCCTGCCCAGGCCCTACCTTGAATGTTTGCGACAACTGCCCAACGGCATTGTCGTCCCCTGCAGTCGTTACCAGCGCTGAAAACGGTGCCGGAGCACATTCCTCTCCGGCTGTTGCAAATGCAGAAACAAGCGAAGTTTGATATGGGTTGGCGGTCATCGCGCTGACGCCCGACGGAAAGGCGGAACTTTTCGGGATAATTTGCACATCGCCTTCAGTTGTCCAACCATCCAGGGTGCCATTAGCGAAATCGCCATTAATAAAATATGGATTAATGTTCTGTGGTGCAGAAATAAAAAGATTGAACGTGCGTTGAGAATGGCTCGGGGTCAAATACGAGATTAGGCTACCATGAGCGGCTGAAACAGGATCAAAGGCAGTAAGAACCAGAGACCCGTCGGGTGGCACACCACTGATCTGATAAGTGCCATTGGTAGAGGTTACGACTGTTGCGACGTAATCCGTCTCCATGAAATTGACCGACACAACGGCATTCGGAGCAGGCATCCCGTTGGATAGGTAAACCGTTCCGAAAATGTTGCCGCTTCCAGGTACGGAGACAATAACGGTTACGTTCGCGACGTGGGATTCGTCGGTAACAAATGAACTTGAGGAGCCAGTGTATCCATCAATGCTATCGATGGTTGTAATGAAATTTCCCGCTTTAGGTACATTGGTGAACTTAAAGACTCCGGCATCCGAAGTCGTTGTCTGGAACGATTCGCCAGTTGCAGGGAATTGGACGGTAACCTGAGCATTCGCGACGGGACTTCCGTCCGCCTTGATGCCTATGCCATTGATTTCCCCCATTTTTTTGAGATCTTCGGAGCTGACGATGCTTACTTGTATTGAATTCCCCGGCGCGCTTCTCAGTTCAACGCTGAGGTCGTTTGTCGGCTGTAATTGCACAGGGACGACAATTGTTCCTGCACCTTGGTTGAAAGCATTGGGGCCGAGGACCTGAGTTCCGTTGAGCGTGATGACGGCGCTGCTTATCCTTCCCCAGTCGCCTTCGCCATTTCTGACAATTAGTTCGAAAGAGCCACTTGTATCAGGAGCAATAAATTCATGCTTCGTCTTGGACGGTGAACCTGCCATCCTGGTAAACACTTCTGGCCCATAGATGACAGTTTCGGCAAATACATTTCCTACCCCGATAAATCCAGCTATCGCAAGAAGAGCCGCTGCACACAAGAGCCATTGCTTAATGTGATTCATTTTTCCCCCTCTGTCAGTGAGTGTATGCCAAATTCATACCGCCCAAGATCCTACAAAAAAGCCGGACTACCACCATGGCAGTCCGGCCATCTTCTGAATTGAAGACCCGTGGCTTTGCGTCACCAGATCACTCTGATTTTGCCTTTTCCATCAAATTTTTATTGCCTATTAGCGCAGTTTGTAGGAGTCTGTCAACACTTTTCCGCACACATTTTTCCAGACACCTCCTCCCGTTTGCCCTGTTGTCGTTTCGCTCTTGACATCAAACCCGCATTGAGTACGATAGTTCCATTCATCCACGCCGCACCAGGCGACTCCTCGCTCCGATCCTTCGGGCAGGACCAGAGTTTCTGGAATTTGATCCAGATCCTAAAACCACCCAGCGGTGGGAAGCACGCAAGGAGATATCGGGACGCCCGATGATCCGACCTGCACGCGACAGCAGGCTCCCTTGCATCCGGTTTGATCCAACTCTTGAGCACCCTCTTGCGCCTTTTCAGCGCAACCTGCGGTGCCCGCGAACATCCTTTCTCGACCCCCGGCCCATCTATCGCATTGTGCGTAGGTGGGTTTTTCATTGGCCGGGCCTTTTCAACCAAACTTTCTGACCGCAGCCACTTGCACCCGCACTCACGCCACCCCGCGCAGGGGAGACTCTGATCTCCCACGCCGGGGGCATCCGCGTCTCCCTTGGGCTATTCAACCAAAGGAGACCAGCCATGACCAGCACCGCCCTGCAATCCGTCCCCCCGCGTCACCAGCCCTCGGCCCTGATCGAATTCGACCAGGAGAAGATCAGCCTCATCAAGCGTCTGATCTGCCGAGGTTCGAGTGACGACGAACTGCAACTCTTCATCCATCAGTGCAAACGCACCTCTCCATGGGTGAAATTCAAAGCGGTTCGATAATAGCAGAAAAGACGAACAAAATCAGCTGATTGTCAAAGATCGAACAGGAAATTACGATTGCAAGCTCACGGATTCAGGGGAAATATTCTTGATGTAGTAGAGATCGTAACGCAACTTTTCCAGCGCATCCTCCACGGACGCACCGTAGGGATATTTGACCTGCGCCCAGCCGGTGACGCCGGGTTTGACGAAATGGCGCTTGGAGTAATAGGGAATTTTCTCCTCGAGCATCTTGACGAATTCGGGGCGCTCGGGGCGCGGCCCGACGAAACTCATGTCGCCCTTGAGGACATTGAGGAGTTGGGGAATTTCATCGAGCCGGGTTTTGCGCAGGAAGTTGCCGATGCGGGTCACGCGCGGGTCATTCTCCCGCGCCCAGACGGCGCCGTTTTTCTCGGCGTCCTGGGTCATGGTGCGGAATTTGTACAGCATGAATTCCTTTTCACCCTCACCGACGCGGTTCTGGCGAAAAAACACCTGCCCCCTGGAATCGAGTTTGATGGCCAGAGCGATAAAGGGGAAAAGGGGCAGCGAAAGGAGAATTCCAGTCGTAC
Proteins encoded in this region:
- a CDS encoding DUF423 domain-containing protein; translation: MVAGWLIFLGVLLFSGSLYVMVLTGIRGLGMITPIGGVAFLIGWLLLALAGIRQGAG
- a CDS encoding conjugal transfer protein TraH, with product MHPGNARRRSARILLALAALCLGLCPPAPAFAGWVDDWIDQRTEIAPGYFEGQKRGYYTAGGFSARWNLQKDYLWSVSPPRLKTGCGGIDAFMGGFSFLNADYLVQKLQRIMSAAPAAAFDIALKVYAPQVAETIAKLENMANLLNSIQLDECKASRALVATIATPFSPESRQGDLAAIQGEWWASTGVGDLWTEFQRQRQADNNQPDPQAAVESMSGCSPAFRAVFGQGSLIDNAAAHVGLNNLRYTELIRGFLGDIFIQEPDPAHGINAYRVVYDQPCDQNKSLQSLLDGSAQGKPPGGDCAPIADANRNLRRYAAVMMTDIAAKYRARAPLSPEEEAFLDINPLSVSLVLRSAVAEDQEDRIIAQLSDITAKAYAYALLLDLSARTTNLFAATRALMSAQAGASGANPVHSCQVENVREAMGAIDTLEEKVAELMTLVQGEYATAAIELNTLTELVAKYQRFNEEIRHNLTGRFGSAVAERAVR
- the parS gene encoding type II RES/Xre toxin-antitoxin system antitoxin, which encodes MNLAEVLQEQPSLKKLTAAARHGVPRKFVDELAQTLDISLRDLAPLLHASERNLRRYQPEQLLPADVSDRALNIARVFERALDVLDTPERAVQWLKKPNRALGEAPLALLATTFGAEQVLAILGRIEHGVFS
- a CDS encoding RES family NAD+ phosphorylase; its protein translation is MQAFRITRAHYASDLSGEGAALFGGRWNPRGLPLLYCANSTALAALEVFVHIDPALGLPKLSRVVVEVPDEWVEDTAPVFFADERQSQLHGAAWLQAGAGLCFKALSATLPTCATDSFNLQVNPSHPEFSQVKLLDISPFEFDPRLF
- a CDS encoding carboxypeptidase-like regulatory domain-containing protein → MNHIKQWLLCAAALLAIAGFIGVGNVFAETVIYGPEVFTRMAGSPSKTKHEFIAPDTSGSFELIVRNGEGDWGRISSAVITLNGTQVLGPNAFNQGAGTIVVPVQLQPTNDLSVELRSAPGNSIQVSIVSSEDLKKMGEINGIGIKADGSPVANAQVTVQFPATGESFQTTTSDAGVFKFTNVPKAGNFITTIDSIDGYTGSSSSFVTDESHVANVTVIVSVPGSGNIFGTVYLSNGMPAPNAVVSVNFMETDYVATVVTSTNGTYQISGVPPDGSLVLTAFDPVSAAHGSLISYLTPSHSQRTFNLFISAPQNINPYFINGDFANGTLDGWTTEGDVQIIPKSSAFPSGVSAMTANPYQTSLVSAFATAGEECAPAPFSALVTTAGDDNAVGQLSQTFKVGPGQDTLTGRIRFVSDEWPQWYGTQFNDSYVVTLITPGGTKVLAKGNLNSSVWGEGIYGFNGAVEEISVSADVSAFVGKTVTLSIKVSDVGDKIIDSGVVVSDFKIVDKNARNYHSSGSWTSDTKVSGQFGQVVWITVNNVNWLGTGISISSNKGQYKESHLLPYLPVTFQFSTFSAEPISWQFDVSAKADAFVVTYTIESTWIPGMPPNPCP
- a CDS encoding conjugal transfer protein TraF; this encodes MRVVPLALLLCLLLAGVSQAVAIYGEPAKRGWWWYELPAPPSEEDDMPEAPPESNESAPARLSPEILRDLHPDAFQAYMQAMEKEAVRRPTVDNVRHYYEVQNIARQKAAAFTHVAEYVWQKYPEISVAKDYPLAAPGRAALTSAQVEERRQLLAAAREDFALLYFHAPDCPFCREQEQILRYFSERFGWTVRPVDTARRPDLAARFGVETVPALLLIHRESPEYLPVAAGVTSAAEIEARLYRGIRYLGGQVGPQDFGLYDFQRGGGFDPAWTPPATP
- a CDS encoding HD domain-containing protein, producing the protein MTDWLLLAGAGMGLGLLALAGRLLIGRNSGKGAIEEKTDGGNEPCASATRRERRTLAEVSRIWTGREQVVEFREIARLWREPNTQAPKEPVPDFHHPDIAAFHRELVAGRSLVRGAKKRVIEQILLLLDAQGTCPSVVRRHKDEAEGKFDPDVFALLSQVTLREHALAVARTLARRLDQPVLLPDVLIIGLGHDLGKIPAYQGALYRSGDHPLISLIVLEQIPEYAALSGKDELSEAIRQHHLLKPESPLGRDLKKADQQVRREEIGRLTRPLAKETQDAPVTKKSDAQAPRPQAPDQTAPARPDQAPPSWFDAQGFLEALKERVNKLENGRWSVVSSPDGYVYAQPDALWSLLRAQAGEDPVVLVAHADEDARRMLLLSVVTELERRKVVAGELLIAGHYAARVTVAMDSGKSFEAMLVPFRVEAFGTTPSMLEATKISRLRKMVQTITPGRKSEEQCASSL